A stretch of the Macaca thibetana thibetana isolate TM-01 chromosome X, ASM2454274v1, whole genome shotgun sequence genome encodes the following:
- the TCEANC gene encoding transcription elongation factor A N-terminal and central domain-containing protein isoform X1 — MILAHCKLRLPAVKMSDKNQIAARASLIEQLLSKRNFEDLGNHLTELETIYVTKEHLQETDVVRAVYRVLKNCPSVALKNKAKCLLSKWKAVYKETHSKARNSPKLFPVRGNEENSGPSHDPSQDETLGICSSNSLSSQDVAKLSEMIVPENRAIQLKPKKEHFGDGGPESTGKRLSELLDPITPMRTKCIELLYAALTSSSADQPKADLWQNFAREIEEHVFTLYSKNIKKYKTCIRSKVANLKNPKNSHLQQNLLSGTMSPREFAEMTVMEMANKELKQLRASYTESCIQEHYLPQVIDGTQTNKIKCRRCEKYNCKVTVIDRGTLFLPSWVRNSNPDEQMMTYVICNECGEQWYHSKWVCF, encoded by the exons atgatcttggctcactgcaaactccgcctcccag CTGTAAAGATGTCTGACAAGAACCAGATAGCTGCCAGAGCCTCCCTTATTGAGCAACTGTTGTCCAAAAGGAATTTTGAGGATCTTGGCAACCACCTTACTGAGCTAGAAACAATTTATGTGACTAAGGAACATCTCCAGGAGACAGATGTGGTGAGAGCTGTATACAGAGTCCTCAAAAACTGCCCCTCTGTGGCTTTGAAAAACAAAGCCAAGTGCTTGCTATCAAAGTGGAAAGCTGTTTATAAAGAGACTCACTCCAAAGCGAGGAACAGCCCTAAATTATTTCCTGTGAGGGGTAATGAAGAAAATTCAGGACCTTCTCATGACCCAAGTCAGGATGAGACACTGGGCATCTGCAGCTCAAATTCTCTATCTTCCCAAGATGTTGCAAAACTCAGTGAAATGATTGTGCCTGAAAATAGAGCCATTCAATTGAAACCTAAGAAAGAGCATTTTGGGGATGGTGGCCCTGAATCCACTGGTAAGAGATTGAGTGAGTTGCTGGATCCCATAACACCCATGAGAACTAAATGCATAGAGCTTCTTTACGCAGCTTTAACTAGTTCTTCTGCAGATCAACCCAAAGCTGATTTGTGGCAAAACTTTGCAAGAGAAATTGAAGAGCATGTTTTTACCCTTTATTCAAAgaatatcaaaaaatataaaacttgcaTCAGAAGCAAAGTTGCCAATTTGAAGAACCCCAAAAATTCTCACTTACAACAAAACTTGCTCTCTGGTACCATGTCTCCACGAGAATTTGCTGAAATGACTGTCATGGAGATGGCAAACAAGGAACTGAAGCAGTTGAGAGCCTCCTACACAGAATCTTGTATCCAGGAACATTACCTTCCCCAAGTAATTGATGGCAcacagacaaataaaataaaatgcagacgCTGTGAGAAATACAATTGCAAAGTCACTGTAATTGACAGAGGAACACTTTTCCTTCCCAGCTGGGTGCGGAATTCAAACCCAGATGAACAAATGATGACTTATGTAATTTGTAACGAATGTGGGGAGCAGTGGTACCACAGCAAGTGGGTGTGCTTTTAA
- the TCEANC gene encoding transcription elongation factor A N-terminal and central domain-containing protein isoform X2: protein MSDKNQIAARASLIEQLLSKRNFEDLGNHLTELETIYVTKEHLQETDVVRAVYRVLKNCPSVALKNKAKCLLSKWKAVYKETHSKARNSPKLFPVRGNEENSGPSHDPSQDETLGICSSNSLSSQDVAKLSEMIVPENRAIQLKPKKEHFGDGGPESTGKRLSELLDPITPMRTKCIELLYAALTSSSADQPKADLWQNFAREIEEHVFTLYSKNIKKYKTCIRSKVANLKNPKNSHLQQNLLSGTMSPREFAEMTVMEMANKELKQLRASYTESCIQEHYLPQVIDGTQTNKIKCRRCEKYNCKVTVIDRGTLFLPSWVRNSNPDEQMMTYVICNECGEQWYHSKWVCF, encoded by the coding sequence ATGTCTGACAAGAACCAGATAGCTGCCAGAGCCTCCCTTATTGAGCAACTGTTGTCCAAAAGGAATTTTGAGGATCTTGGCAACCACCTTACTGAGCTAGAAACAATTTATGTGACTAAGGAACATCTCCAGGAGACAGATGTGGTGAGAGCTGTATACAGAGTCCTCAAAAACTGCCCCTCTGTGGCTTTGAAAAACAAAGCCAAGTGCTTGCTATCAAAGTGGAAAGCTGTTTATAAAGAGACTCACTCCAAAGCGAGGAACAGCCCTAAATTATTTCCTGTGAGGGGTAATGAAGAAAATTCAGGACCTTCTCATGACCCAAGTCAGGATGAGACACTGGGCATCTGCAGCTCAAATTCTCTATCTTCCCAAGATGTTGCAAAACTCAGTGAAATGATTGTGCCTGAAAATAGAGCCATTCAATTGAAACCTAAGAAAGAGCATTTTGGGGATGGTGGCCCTGAATCCACTGGTAAGAGATTGAGTGAGTTGCTGGATCCCATAACACCCATGAGAACTAAATGCATAGAGCTTCTTTACGCAGCTTTAACTAGTTCTTCTGCAGATCAACCCAAAGCTGATTTGTGGCAAAACTTTGCAAGAGAAATTGAAGAGCATGTTTTTACCCTTTATTCAAAgaatatcaaaaaatataaaacttgcaTCAGAAGCAAAGTTGCCAATTTGAAGAACCCCAAAAATTCTCACTTACAACAAAACTTGCTCTCTGGTACCATGTCTCCACGAGAATTTGCTGAAATGACTGTCATGGAGATGGCAAACAAGGAACTGAAGCAGTTGAGAGCCTCCTACACAGAATCTTGTATCCAGGAACATTACCTTCCCCAAGTAATTGATGGCAcacagacaaataaaataaaatgcagacgCTGTGAGAAATACAATTGCAAAGTCACTGTAATTGACAGAGGAACACTTTTCCTTCCCAGCTGGGTGCGGAATTCAAACCCAGATGAACAAATGATGACTTATGTAATTTGTAACGAATGTGGGGAGCAGTGGTACCACAGCAAGTGGGTGTGCTTTTAA